A genomic region of Saccopteryx bilineata isolate mSacBil1 chromosome 1, mSacBil1_pri_phased_curated, whole genome shotgun sequence contains the following coding sequences:
- the LOC136320014 gene encoding natural killer cells antigen CD94-like, which translates to MAAFQITSWRLISGMLGLTCLVLMATLGIMLKNKFYKQSIQPISSPGHPLELQEGSGCCSCPEKWIGYQCSCYFISNEQKTWAESKEFCVSQNSSLIQLQNKDELRFMNSNKNFHWIGLSYNKEHGTWLWEDGSSVSQDQLSFTEINTKNCILYSLLQSFIDEPCTNTNYYICKQQHF; encoded by the exons ATGGCAG CTTTTCAGATCACTTCGTGGAGGTTGATTTCTGGGATGTTAGGGTTAACATGCCTTGTGTTGATGGCTACTTTGGgaattatgttaaaaaata AATTTTATAAACAAAGTATTCAGCCAATATCATCTCCAGGACACCCCCTAGAGCTCCAAGAAG gctCTGGCTGCTGTTCTTGCCCAGAAAAGTGGATTGGATACCAATGTAGCTGTTATTTCATTTCTAATGAGCAGAAAACTTGGGCAGAAAGCAAGGAATTCTGTGTTTCCCAGAATTCCAGTTTAATTCAGTTGCAAAACAAAGATGAATTG CGTTTTATGaactcaaataaaaattttcactgGATTGGACTCTCTTACAACAAAGAGCATGGTacctggttgtgggaggatggCTCTTCTGTCTCCCAAGATCA aTTATCattcactgaaataaatacaaagaactgCATACTGTATAGCCTACTCCAAAGTTTTATAGATGAACCCTGCACAAATACAAATTATTATATCTGTAAACaacagcacttttag